The DNA window GTGCCCGGCGCGGACAGCGTCGAATCCATCCGCTGCAACGATGCGGAGACCTGTTCCTGCATCTTGGCCTGCTCCAGCTGGCTGAGCAGCTTGGTGCGCTCGGCGACCTTCTGCTGCAACAGCATCGCGTTCTGCTCGACCGCCTTCTTGGCTTGCGCGGCCGCCTGCAGCGACTGGTCGTGCAGCACCTTGAGATCCTCGACCGACTGCTCGGCGGTGACCAGCTGCGCGGCGAATGCCTCGGCGGCATTGGTGTACTGGATCGCCTTCTCGGTGTCACCGGCCGCGGCGGCCTGATCGGCCAGCATGACGGCCTGGCGTGCATTGGCGTTGAGCTTCTCGACATCGTCGAGCTGACGGTTCAGCTTCATCTCCAGCTGACGCTGGTTGCCGATGACCGATGCGGCCTGCTGCGAAAGGGCCTGATGCTGGCGCTGAGCTTCCTCGATAGCCTGCTGAATCTGGACCTTCGGATCCGCGTGCTCCTCGATCTTCGAATCGAAGAGGGCCATCAGATATTTCCAGGCCTTGACGAACGGATTAGCCATCGATTGATCCCGCCTCCATAAGATGCGCCGCGCTTCACCGCGACTCCAGTGCGCGACCGTCACGCACCCGATATGTGCCTATCCTCCACCATGTGGCACCCGGGCCGGGCGAACCCGGCCCATCCGACGCCTAGTACAGAATCTATCCGCTTTCGGCACCGGTCCGCAGCGGTGGCCGCGGACGCCACCCCTTCTCGTGCGATCAGTTGCTCTTCACCAGAACCAGCATGTCCGCCCTCGGGGCCGGAATGACGATCCGCGTGTCTTCGGCGATCTTGGGCCGGGCGACCGACATGGTGGCGGTCGCGGCCTCGGGAGCAGCTTCTGCTGTGTTGTCTCGAGCGACCTGCGAGCAGTCGCTAGCGGCGGCGGGCTCGGCCGCGGCGGTCCGATCCGATTCGGGCACATCGGCGGTCGGTGCGGGCGCTTCGGCGGGCAACGCGTCGGCACCGGCCATGATCGTGCTCACATCCCAGAGCACCCGCGACAGCGGCACATCCAGGGCCGCGCAGATGGCGGCGAGCAGTTCGCTGGAGGCTTCTTTGCGGCCCCGCTCGACTTCCGACAGATATCCCAGGCTCACGCGCGCCGAGGTGGAGACCTCACGCAAGGTCCGGCTCTGGGCGAGACGAGCACGCCGCAGACTGTCCCCGATCGCCTCTCGCAGCAGCGTCATGTCGTTCTCCTTAGCTCCAGTAACCGGGTCCGCGGGCACCTGCCAGCGCTGCGCACGCCGTCCTTTCTGGCACAACGTCGAGCACTGGCCGATTGGTTCCCGCAGCCGCTAGTGGTCGCCTCCCACGATACGACGCAACTCCCGTACCGCGCTGTGCGTAGCACCGATTCTGATCGCCCATCGGTCACCGGTCAGCGTCCACCGCATCACCTCGGTATGTCCCGGACCGGCCAGTCCGAGGAAGACCGTCCCGACCGCGTGGCCATCCTGGGAATCGGGTCCGGCCACCCCGGTCAGACCGACACCCCAGTCCGCACCGCAGCGCACGCGCGCGCCCACGGCCAGCTGTTGCGCGGTGCTCGCGGCGACCGGACCTTCCGTCGCCAGTACTTCGTCACTGACACCGGCGAGGCTGTGCTTGAGATCGGTGGCGTACACCACAAGGCCGCCACGCAGCACCGCACTGGCGCCCGGCACCCCGGCGATGGTCGCCGCGAGCAGGCCCGCGGTCAGCGATTCCGCGGTCGCCACCGTCTGCCCCGCCGCACCCAGCGCGTGCACCAATTCGACGACCGGGGCACCGGTGGTCAGCGGATCACTCATGCGCCCCGGGTCCGGCCCGGAACTCCCGCCAGCCACACCCGCGCCGCCTGCCCCACATAATCGAGCCCGGTGAGGACTGTCAGCGCGACCGCGATATACATCAAAACCATTCCCGCGGTGGCGAACCCACCGTGCAACGGCAGCAGCAGCACCGCGATCGCGACGGACTGCACCAGCGTCTTCACCTTGCCGCCGCGCCCGGCCGGGATCACCCCGCGCCGCACCACCACCAGCCGCAACAGCGTCACCCCGATCTCCCGACCACAGATGACCAGGGTGATCCACCACGCCAGATCCCCGAGCACCGAGAGCCCGATCACCGCCGAACCGATCAGCGCCTTATCCGCAATCGGATCGGCGAGTTTTCCGAAATCGGTGACGAGACCGTATTTACGCGCCAATTGCCCATCGAAGCGATCGGTGATCGCGGCGATGCCGAACAGCGCGGCGGCCGCGATCCGCCAGCCGGTCTGGTGCCCGCCACCGGCGAACAGCGCGAGCACGAACAGCGGCACCAGCGCGATGCGCAGCATGGTGAGGATATTCGCGATATTCATCAGCGGAACGACCGGTTCGGCCTGGGTCGGCACGAATCCGGTCCGAACCGGGGACGGCTCGACCCAGCCTCGATCGATCTCTTCGGGCCGCACGCTCATGCCTCCGCCTTGCGCGTGGACGGCTGTGTCATGACTCGCTCGCTGCGCTCCCGAATCGCCTCCGTCTCGCTGGCGGAATTCCCGCACACCAGTACCCCCGCGCCAAGGCTCGGATGCATGCCTACGCGATGCGGGGAGCGGAGCGGGTGGATGTGCGACACACGTTCAGAGTATCGGTAACCGGGCCGACTAATGTGCACCCCATGACCTCTCGGGGACCAGTAGGTGGTTCGACCAGCGACGCGTATCAAGGCGCGGCACCCGCCGCGAACAACTCTGTCCCGCTCGTGCGACGCGCCCGAACCTCCGATGTATCCCAGATCAAGAGCCTCGTCGATGTCTACGCCGGTCGGATCCTGCTGGAGAAGAACCTGGTCACGCTGTACGAGGCGGTGCAGGAATTCTGGGTGGCCGAACTCGACGGCCGGGTGGTCGGCTGCGGCGCGCTGCATGTGCTCTGGGCCGATCTCGGCGAGGTCCGCACGGTCGCGGTGCATCCCGATGTCAAGGGGCACGGCGTCGGCCGGCTCGTCGTGGAGCGCCTGATCACGGTGGCCAGGGAACTCGAACTCGGCCGGCTGTTCGTCCTCACCTTCGAGGTGGACTTCTTCGGCAGGCACGGATTCGTCGAGATCGATGGCACCCCGGTGACCGCGGAGGTGTACGCCGAGATGTGCCGGACCTTCGATCCCGGCGTCGCGGAATTCCTCGACCTCAGCTATGTGAAGCCGAACACCCTCGGCAATACTCGAATGCTGCTCAACCTCTGACAAGAACGGATCGACCGTGTCCATCTTCGCCGTGCACTACACCTACTCCGAGGCCACCGTGGCAGGCCGCGATACCCATCGTCCCGAGCATCGGGCCTGGCTGTCGGGTCTGATCGAGGCCGGTTCGCTGTTGTCCAGCGGGCCGTACGCGGATGGCTCCGGCGCCTTGCTGCTGTTCCAGGCCGCGGACGAGGGGGCACTCGAGGAGTTGCTGGCCCAGGATCCGTTCGCCCGCGAGAAGCTCATCGACGCGGTGCGCGCGGTGGAGTGGCTGCCGGTGATGGGCACGTTCTCGGCCTGATCGAATCCGCCTGAGCGCCGCGTGTCGTCACCCGACACCCGGCGCTTGGCAAACTTCTGGCGACACACCGTCCGAGGTGCGGACGAACGGGAGCCTGGCGACGCAGACTCCCCCGTATGCGCATATCCACCATGGTTTTCGCGTCGACATCGGCTGCGTTTCTCGCGCTCACCGCATGTTCCGGATTCGACCGGACCATCAATTCCGATGATGTGGCAAACATGGCCGCTCACCCGGCCCTTCGCCCAGGTGTGGTCGACCGACTGACGTACCGCGCCGAGGACGGCTACTACTTCCAGACGGCCGACCACAGCATCACCTGCGGTTTCCTCGATCAGCCCCTCGGGCAGCCGAGGCGACCGGTGGGCTGTCAGGGTGTCACCTGGCCCGCGCCGCCGGAGATGCAGGCCTGCTGGAGTATCGACCCCAGCGCGGCCGCTGTCGCCGTCGGCGACAGCGCCGGATATCTGTGCGTGAACCGGGGTTACTTCGCCGGGTCGCCGATGGAATCCGGCGCGGACACCAGTGGCGGGCCGGTATTGCCGGTCGGATCCAGCCTGAGCATGCAGGGATTCACCTGCCTGGCCCAGCCCGACGGCGTGACCTGTCGCAATGATGTGAACGGGCGTGGTTTCGAGATGACGCCCGAACGCAACCGGGTGTTCTGAGTCAGTCACCCAGTGCGCTGTCCGCGTGGCGGGACGCGCCGCGGGTTTTGATCAAGCTGGCCACCGTCGCGACGATCAGAATGCCGAGAATGACGCCCAGCGACACCGGCGTCGAGATCTCCGGTACCTTGACGTGCTCACCACCGTTGATGAAAGGCAGGGTGTTCTCGTGCAATGCGTGCAGCACCAGTTTGACGCCGATGAACGCGAGGATCGCCGACAGGCCGTAGGACAGGTAGACCAGGCGATCGAGCAAACCGCCGATGAGGAAGAACAGCTGCCGTAAACCCATGAGTGCGAAGGCGTTCGCGGTGAAGACGATATAGGGCTGCTCGGTGAGACCGTAGATCGCGGGGATGGAATCCAACGCGAACAGCAGGTCCGCGAAGCCGATCGCCAACAGCGCCAACAGCAATGGGGTGACCACGCGCCGACCATCGATCCTGGTGAGCAGTTTGTCGCCGTCGTACTCGTCGGTGGTCGGGAGTACCCGCTTGGCCAGCGCCACGATCCGGCTATCGCGCTTCTCCTCCTGCTCGACCTCGTGCCCGCTCTCACGCAACAGCTTGACGGCCGTGTAGACCAGGAACGCGCCGAACAGATAGAACACCCAACTGAACGCGCTGATGGCGGCCGCGCCGACGGCGATGAACACCCCGCGCATGACCAAGGCGAGCACGATGCCGATCAGCAGCACCTTTTGCTGGTAGATCCGCGGTACCGCGAAGGTCGACATGATGATGACGAAGATGAACAGGTTGTCGACCGAGAGCGCCTTCTCGGTGACGAAGCCCGCGTAGTACTCCCCCGCGAAGGTCGAGCCCCACTTCCAGGCGACGAAGCCGCCGAACACCAGCGCCAGGGTGATGTAGATCGCCGACCAGATGCCCGATTCCTTGAAGGTCGGATCGTGTGGCGTGCGGACGTGGGCGAAGAAGTCGAAGACGAACAGGCCCAGGATCACCACGATCGTGAGCGTCCATTCGAGTGCGGTTACGTGCATGCGAGATCCGAAAATGTCATAACAACCATGATGCCCGATTTGTCCGTTCTGACGAGCTTGCGGGTCAGTTGCTGACCATAATTTCACATGCGATCACAGTGCGCGTCGTGCCACAGTCGCGAACATGACCGACGACTATCGCGTCCTCAACAAGGCGAAGTGGGATGAACGCGCGCCAGCACACGCCGCCTCGCCGGACTACGCAGTGACCCGCTTCGTCTCCGATCCGGAATTCCTCTCCGAGGTGGTCCGGTTCGATCAGCCGCTACTCGGCGATATCCGTGGACTGCGCGGCGTGCACCTGCAATGCCATATCGGCACCGACACCATCTCGCTGGCGCGGCTCGGGGCGCGGATGACCGGGCTGGACTTCTCCTCCGCAGCACTGACCCAGGCGCGCACGCTGACCGAAAAGACCAGGACTCCGGTCGATTTCGTCGAATCGGATGTCTACGACGCGGTATCAGCGCTGGGCGCAGCACAATTCGATCTCGTGTTCACCGGAATCGGCGCGCTGTGCTGGATTCCGAGCATCGATCACTGGGCACAGACCGTCGCGGGACTGCTCCGGCCCGGCGGGCGGCTGTTTCTGCGCGAGGGACACCCCATGCTGGCCGTTTCGAGCGACCTGCAAGCAGTCGCTAGCGGGCGGGCGATAGACGAAACACGCACCGACCGGCCAACTGTCGGCTATCCCTACTTCGAAATACCTGAGCCCATGGTGTTTTCGGATGGAACCACTTATGTCGAGACCGATACCGAATTCACCCAGCTCGTCACCCACGAGTGGAATCACGGACTAGGCGAAGTGGTGACCGCGCTGCTCGACCACGGTATGACGATCACCGGACTGGTGGAGCACCGGAGCGTTCCCTGGGAAGCGTTGCCCGGCCAGATGACGCGCGAGGCGAATGGCGAATGGCGACTCACCGAACATCCGGAGCGGCTTCCGTTGAGTTACACCTTGCAGGCGCGCCGACAACTCGCCGGTGGGGAATAAATGGGTTCCTCACGGCGTCTATCGGTGTTAGCGTTATCTAGAACGTAATCAGCAGCCCGTAATCGGAACCACGAAAGGCGAAGGCAATGACCAGCACCCAGGACCAGGGACTACGCTCCCTCGCCGGTGTCTGGCAATTGCGTGCCGGCACCCAGCTGTCGATGTCGCAGCTGCGCCTGACCTGGCTGCGGATGTCGCAGCGGCGACAGGCGAACGTCCGGAGCCGCCCCTGAAGGTCTCGATTCGAAAAGGCCTGAGCAGGGGCCGCTCCCGGCGAATTACTCGCCACGGAGCGGCCCCTTTTCTGTCCGGCGGATGTAGCTCAACTGGAAGAGCAACGATCTCCAAAGTCGTGCTGTTGGGGGTTCGAGTCCCTCCATCCGTGCTAGATAACTTCACAGCGAATATACGGCAGTAGGTAATTCGTCATACCGATAATGAATAACCTTGCTGTCACCCGGTTTTGAGCCCGTGTAGCTCAGTGGAAAGAGTGGCGCCCTCCGATGGCGCAGGTCGGTGGTTCGATCCCACCCACGGGTACCAAAACCACTCCCTCGTAGCCCAATTGGCAGAGGCACTGGACTTAGAATCCAGACGGTGCGAGTTCGAATCTCGCCGAGGGAACGATCCGGGTTCAAGCCCGGACCAGCGCTCGTAGCTCAACGGATGGAGCACCTGTTTACGAAGCAGGCGGATGAAGGTTCGAATCCTTCCGGGCGCGCCGATGGAGTGTGGTGTAACGGCAGCATGATAGGCCCTGACCCCGTCGATCCAGGTTCGAATCCTGGCACTCCAGCTGAGTTTCCCGGCGCTCGCCGAGAACGGTGGAGTGTGGTGTAAGGGCAGCATGACGGACTTTGAATTCGCCGGTCCAGGTTCGAATCCTGGCACTCCAGCGCATGGCTCATGCAGGTTGGCCCCGGGGCTCTCATAAGGCCCTGCCGCGTGGTTCGACTCCACGATGAGCTACCACCGAAGAGGCTGGTTGGATGGTGCGGTGCGGATACTCGTCACCGGCGCGAACGGCTACCTCGGTAGTGCGGTCGCGCGGACCCTGTGCGCCGACGGGCACGATGTCATCGGGCTGGTGCATCGTGGGCGCGACGGTGTCCCGGACGGGATTGTGGTCCGAACCGCCCATCTCGGCGACCGGGACGCGCTCGGCGCGGCACTGCACGGTATCGAGTTGGTCTGCCATCTCGCCGCATTGACCCGCGTTCGCGAATCGTTTGCCAGCCCACTCGATTACTTCGAGGTCAACGCGGGCGGAACCGTGACGCTGTTACAGGCCATGGCGACCGCCGGGGTGCGCAAGATCGTATTCGCGTCCACCGCGTCGATCTACGGTGCCCCGCGGCGGCAACCCATGGCCGAGGACCTCGCAGACGATCCGCCGCACCCGTACGCCGCCAGCAAGCAGGCCGCCGAGTCGGCGATCGCCGCACAGGCCGCGACCGGTCTGCTCGACGCAACGGTGTTACGGCTGTTCAACCTTGCCGGTGGACCGGATCCGGATGAGACCCAGATCATTTCGCGAATCCTCGCGGTGGCCGCGGGCGAGAATCCGACGCTGATCGTCAACGGCGACGGCAGCGCGGTGCGTGATTATCTGCATCGTGACGATGCCGCGCGCGCTTTCGACGCGGCGATGGCCGGTCTCTCCCAACCAGGTCGGTACCGTCGCTACAACATCGGCACCGGCGTCGGCACCAGCATCAACGACCTCGTCGCAGCGGCAACGCGGGTGACCAGATGTCACATCCCGGTCGAATACCGCGCCGCGGCAACAGAACCGGACCGGCTCATCAGCGACAGCAGCCGCGCGCACACCGAGTTGGGTTGGTCGCCGAACTCCGATATCGACGCGATCATCGAGGACGCGTGGTCGGCTCGGAGGCCGCGATAGCCCTGGTCGTCGGCACCCGCTCGATAACCCTGTGGTGCCACCCCATCGGCCGCCGAAGCGTTTTCGCTACTCCTCCGGGCTATCGGATGCCTCGCCGCCGCCGCCGCGGATCGTCCACAGCAGTCCCTCGAGTTCGTCGGGCTTGATGAGCACATCGCGCGCCTTCGAACCCTCGCTGGGTCCGACGACGCCGCGGGTCTCCATCAGGTCCATCAGCCGTCCGGCCTTGGCGAAGCCGACGCGCAGCTTGCGCTGCAGCATGGACGTCGAGCCGAACTGTGAAGTGACGACCAACTCTACGGCTTGCACGAAGACATCCAGATCGTCGCCGATATCCGGATCGACGTCCTTCTTCTCGCCCGCCTTGGCAGCGGTGACGCCCTCCTGGTACTCCGGTTCGGCCTGGTTCTTGGCGAAATCGACGACCCCGTGGATCTCCTCGTCGGAGATGAACGCGCCCTGCAGACGGGTGGGCTTGTTCGCGCCCATGGGCAGGAACAGCCCGTCGCCCATGCCGATCAGCTTCTCCGCGCCCGGCTGGTCCAGGATGACTCGCGAATCCGTCAACGACGAAGTGGCGAAGGCCAATCGGGACGGCACGTTGGTCTTGATCAGACCGGTGACCACGTCCACCGAGGGCCGCTGCGTCGCGAGCACCAGGTGAATGCCCGCGGCGCGGGCCTTTTGGGTGATCCGCACGATGGCGTCCTCGACATCACGCGGTGCGGTCATCATGAGGTCGGCGAGTTCGTCGACGATGGCGAGGATGTACGGGTAGGGCCGGTACACCCGTTCGCTGCCCAGCGGCGCGGTGATGGCACCCGACTTGACCTTCTTGTTGAAGTCGTCGATGTGGCGCACCTTGTTGGCCTGCATGTCCTGGTAGCGCTGCTCCATCTCCTCCACCAGCCAGGTCAACGCGGCGGCGGCCTTCTTCGGCTGGGTGATGATGGGCGTGATGAGATGCGGAATGCCCTCGTACGGCGTGAGTTCCACCATCTTGGGGTCGATGAGGATCATCCGGACCTCATCCGGTGTCGAGCGCGCCAACAGCGACACCAGCATCGAGTTCACGAAGCTCGACTTACCGGAACCGGTGGAACCGGCGACCAGCAGATGCGGCATCTTCGCCAGATTCGCCGAGACGAAGTCGCCCTCGATGTTCTTGCCGAGGCCGATCACCAACGGGTGGTGGTCGTTTCGGGTCGATGGCGCCTTGAGCACATCGGCCAGGCGCACCAGTTCGCGGTCGGAGTTGGGCACCTCGATGCCGACCGCGGATTTGCCCGGAATCGGGGCGAGCAGCCGAACGTTCTCGGTGGCAACGGCATAGGCGATATTGCGGGCCAGCGCGGTGATCTTCTCGACCTTCACGCCGGGGCCGAGTTCCACCTCGTACCGGGTAACCGTCGGGCCGCGCACGAAGCCGGTGACCGCCGCGTCGATCTTGAACTGCACCAGTACCTCGGTGATCGCCTCGATCATCGATTCGTTGGCGGCACTGCGCTTCTTGGGCGGATCGCCGTCGGTCAGCAGCGTCAGCGGTGGCAGCGTGTAATCGCCCTCGACCTCGCGGTCGGTGATGAATTCGAGCTGCTTGGGCGGCGGCGGAGTCTGGTCCTCGACCTTGACCGGAGCGCGCTTCTTCGGCTTGGGCTTATCTTCGGGAACCTCGGGCGCAATGGGTTTCGCATCGCGTAGCGGCGGCTCGCCGATCACCTCGGTCACCGCGTCCGGCCCGCCGAATTCGTCGGGCGGGTAGTTCTCCTCGGGTGTGCGGCCGCGTCGCTTCGACTTGGTACCGCGATGCAGCGGGAAGCCATCGGCGTCGTAGTTGGCCGGATCGAAATCGGATCCGCCGTCGTAGTCACCGTATTCGTCGCCACCGCTGCCGGTGCCGAAGTACTCGCTCAGCCGTTGCGGCACCTCGCGCACGGTAGTGCCGGTCACCAGCAGCACACCGAAGATGATGGCCAGCAACAGAATCGGCACCGACAACCAGGCGGTGAGTCCGTTGGTCAGCGGCCCGCCCATCACGAAACCGACGAAACCCGCTGCACGCGAACGCCCGTGCGCGTCGGTCGGCGACCCGGCCGCAATATGCCACAGACCGAGGATCGGCAATCCGATCAGCAACCCGCCCAGCACCAGCCGCGGCCGGATCTCCGGATGCGCCTCGGTCCGCATCAACACGACGGCAATCCCGGTGGCCACGAACGGCAGTCCGGCCGATGCCGATCCGGAGACCGCGCGGATCGCCTCTTCGACCCAATGCCCGATCGGGCCGCCCGCCGAAAGCCATACGGCGGCCGCGATCACCGCACTGAGCGCGATGAGGGCCAGCGCGATGCCGTCGCGGCGGTGACCGTGTTCGATCTCGCCCGCCCGGCTGATGGTGCGGGTGGTGGCGCCGAGTCCGCGCGCGAGCATATTCCAGCCGCCGCTGATGGTGCGGCTGATCACCGCGAGCGGCGCGGTATTCGACTTGCGCCGGACGGGGCGGCGCGCCGGTGTGGTGCGGCCGCGCGCCGCGGGCGTACGGCGCTGCGTACCGGCGCGAGCCTGGCCCGAACGAGATGCCGCCGCGGTCCTCCCCCGGGCCGATCCCGCCCGCGCACGAGTGGTCGTGGAGCTGCGGGGCTTACCTGCCATTGCCTCAGGCTACAGCGTGGATCCCATCCGGTGAGGTAGGGAAGCACCGTCCTTCTCGGACGTCCTCGACTCATAGCTGAGTGTCGGTTTCCGCTTCATCCGGATCGGTTTCACCCACACAGGCGTGTAGGCCAGCGCCTTCCCGTCGGCGGACATTGATGACCGGGGCTCGTGCTTCGGGCTCCCGAGCCTGGAAAAATCACGGTGATATTGCTCGCCCCAGGCGGCGAGGTTGACCGCGGCGTTGCGGTCGCGGTCGAGTCGATGACCACACCCACAGGCAAAGATCCGGTCGGCCAGGGTCAGTTCGGTGGTGCGGATACCGCAGCGCGAACAAATCCGACTCGACGGAAACCAGCGATCAGCGAGCACAACCGTGCCACTGCGCCAGCCCTGCTTGTAGGTGATCATGCGCGCGAACTCGGCCCACCCGGCATCGCTGATCGCCCGCGCCAAACGGCGATTGCGT is part of the Nocardia sp. NBC_00565 genome and encodes:
- a CDS encoding PspA/IM30 family protein; translation: MANPFVKAWKYLMALFDSKIEEHADPKVQIQQAIEEAQRQHQALSQQAASVIGNQRQLEMKLNRQLDDVEKLNANARQAVMLADQAAAAGDTEKAIQYTNAAEAFAAQLVTAEQSVEDLKVLHDQSLQAAAQAKKAVEQNAMLLQQKVAERTKLLSQLEQAKMQEQVSASLQRMDSTLSAPGTTPSLDAVREKIERRYANALGAAELAGNTVQGRMLEVQQASIQMAGHSKLEQIRASMRGDALPAGGAAAPAINPGATQASPAQPQPQMNKGQTAQQ
- a CDS encoding helix-turn-helix domain-containing protein, with the translated sequence MTLLREAIGDSLRRARLAQSRTLREVSTSARVSLGYLSEVERGRKEASSELLAAICAALDVPLSRVLWDVSTIMAGADALPAEAPAPTADVPESDRTAAAEPAAASDCSQVARDNTAEAAPEAATATMSVARPKIAEDTRIVIPAPRADMLVLVKSN
- a CDS encoding CinA family protein encodes the protein MSDPLTTGAPVVELVHALGAAGQTVATAESLTAGLLAATIAGVPGASAVLRGGLVVYATDLKHSLAGVSDEVLATEGPVAASTAQQLAVGARVRCGADWGVGLTGVAGPDSQDGHAVGTVFLGLAGPGHTEVMRWTLTGDRWAIRIGATHSAVRELRRIVGGDH
- the pgsA gene encoding CDP-diacylglycerol--glycerol-3-phosphate 3-phosphatidyltransferase; this encodes MSVRPEEIDRGWVEPSPVRTGFVPTQAEPVVPLMNIANILTMLRIALVPLFVLALFAGGGHQTGWRIAAAALFGIAAITDRFDGQLARKYGLVTDFGKLADPIADKALIGSAVIGLSVLGDLAWWITLVICGREIGVTLLRLVVVRRGVIPAGRGGKVKTLVQSVAIAVLLLPLHGGFATAGMVLMYIAVALTVLTGLDYVGQAARVWLAGVPGRTRGA
- a CDS encoding amino-acid N-acetyltransferase: MTSRGPVGGSTSDAYQGAAPAANNSVPLVRRARTSDVSQIKSLVDVYAGRILLEKNLVTLYEAVQEFWVAELDGRVVGCGALHVLWADLGEVRTVAVHPDVKGHGVGRLVVERLITVARELELGRLFVLTFEVDFFGRHGFVEIDGTPVTAEVYAEMCRTFDPGVAEFLDLSYVKPNTLGNTRMLLNL
- a CDS encoding YciI family protein; the protein is MSIFAVHYTYSEATVAGRDTHRPEHRAWLSGLIEAGSLLSSGPYADGSGALLLFQAADEGALEELLAQDPFAREKLIDAVRAVEWLPVMGTFSA
- a CDS encoding TerC family protein, translating into MHVTALEWTLTIVVILGLFVFDFFAHVRTPHDPTFKESGIWSAIYITLALVFGGFVAWKWGSTFAGEYYAGFVTEKALSVDNLFIFVIIMSTFAVPRIYQQKVLLIGIVLALVMRGVFIAVGAAAISAFSWVFYLFGAFLVYTAVKLLRESGHEVEQEEKRDSRIVALAKRVLPTTDEYDGDKLLTRIDGRRVVTPLLLALLAIGFADLLFALDSIPAIYGLTEQPYIVFTANAFALMGLRQLFFLIGGLLDRLVYLSYGLSAILAFIGVKLVLHALHENTLPFINGGEHVKVPEISTPVSLGVILGILIVATVASLIKTRGASRHADSALGD
- a CDS encoding class I SAM-dependent methyltransferase → MTDDYRVLNKAKWDERAPAHAASPDYAVTRFVSDPEFLSEVVRFDQPLLGDIRGLRGVHLQCHIGTDTISLARLGARMTGLDFSSAALTQARTLTEKTRTPVDFVESDVYDAVSALGAAQFDLVFTGIGALCWIPSIDHWAQTVAGLLRPGGRLFLREGHPMLAVSSDLQAVASGRAIDETRTDRPTVGYPYFEIPEPMVFSDGTTYVETDTEFTQLVTHEWNHGLGEVVTALLDHGMTITGLVEHRSVPWEALPGQMTREANGEWRLTEHPERLPLSYTLQARRQLAGGE
- a CDS encoding NAD-dependent epimerase/dehydratase family protein: MSYHRRGWLDGAVRILVTGANGYLGSAVARTLCADGHDVIGLVHRGRDGVPDGIVVRTAHLGDRDALGAALHGIELVCHLAALTRVRESFASPLDYFEVNAGGTVTLLQAMATAGVRKIVFASTASIYGAPRRQPMAEDLADDPPHPYAASKQAAESAIAAQAATGLLDATVLRLFNLAGGPDPDETQIISRILAVAAGENPTLIVNGDGSAVRDYLHRDDAARAFDAAMAGLSQPGRYRRYNIGTGVGTSINDLVAAATRVTRCHIPVEYRAAATEPDRLISDSSRAHTELGWSPNSDIDAIIEDAWSARRPR
- a CDS encoding DNA translocase FtsK, yielding MAGKPRSSTTTRARAGSARGRTAAASRSGQARAGTQRRTPAARGRTTPARRPVRRKSNTAPLAVISRTISGGWNMLARGLGATTRTISRAGEIEHGHRRDGIALALIALSAVIAAAVWLSAGGPIGHWVEEAIRAVSGSASAGLPFVATGIAVVLMRTEAHPEIRPRLVLGGLLIGLPILGLWHIAAGSPTDAHGRSRAAGFVGFVMGGPLTNGLTAWLSVPILLLAIIFGVLLVTGTTVREVPQRLSEYFGTGSGGDEYGDYDGGSDFDPANYDADGFPLHRGTKSKRRGRTPEENYPPDEFGGPDAVTEVIGEPPLRDAKPIAPEVPEDKPKPKKRAPVKVEDQTPPPPKQLEFITDREVEGDYTLPPLTLLTDGDPPKKRSAANESMIEAITEVLVQFKIDAAVTGFVRGPTVTRYEVELGPGVKVEKITALARNIAYAVATENVRLLAPIPGKSAVGIEVPNSDRELVRLADVLKAPSTRNDHHPLVIGLGKNIEGDFVSANLAKMPHLLVAGSTGSGKSSFVNSMLVSLLARSTPDEVRMILIDPKMVELTPYEGIPHLITPIITQPKKAAAALTWLVEEMEQRYQDMQANKVRHIDDFNKKVKSGAITAPLGSERVYRPYPYILAIVDELADLMMTAPRDVEDAIVRITQKARAAGIHLVLATQRPSVDVVTGLIKTNVPSRLAFATSSLTDSRVILDQPGAEKLIGMGDGLFLPMGANKPTRLQGAFISDEEIHGVVDFAKNQAEPEYQEGVTAAKAGEKKDVDPDIGDDLDVFVQAVELVVTSQFGSTSMLQRKLRVGFAKAGRLMDLMETRGVVGPSEGSKARDVLIKPDELEGLLWTIRGGGGEASDSPEE
- a CDS encoding RNA-guided endonuclease InsQ/TnpB family protein, which produces MQREAADLDARLRHQPRANSDGSGWVGVDRGLSAFLVAATSDGAEVTRVSDPPKPLVGGMRKQRRLAMSVTRKLKGSNNRRKAAAQLGRHHARVANIRRHFLHEITTGLVKIHDRLVLEDLNTAGMLRNRRLARAISDAGWAEFARMITYKQGWRSGTVVLADRWFPSSRICSRCGIRTTELTLADRIFACGCGHRLDRDRNAAVNLAAWGEQYHRDFSRLGSPKHEPRSSMSADGKALAYTPVWVKPIRMKRKPTLSYESRTSEKDGASLPHRMGSTL